The Thermoflexus sp. genome includes a window with the following:
- a CDS encoding zinc metallopeptidase encodes EERAGAREVLRAAALTYVAALAQALSTLAYYAFLAMGMRRSEE; translated from the coding sequence CGGAGGAGCGGGCGGGGGCGCGGGAGGTGCTAAGGGCGGCGGCGCTGACCTACGTGGCCGCCCTGGCCCAGGCCCTCTCCACCCTGGCCTACTACGCCTTCCTCGCCATGGGCATGCGGCGTTCGGAGGAATAA
- a CDS encoding cation-translocating P-type ATPase — MDEPSDSRTLWHTLPVEECFRQLSAEPAGLSRAEAARRLQEWGPNELEPPRRISPLTILLAQFRNVLVLILLAATALSILLGHGTEAVVIMIIVLFSVLLGFLQEYRAERALEALRRMAAPMATVLREGTEERIPARELVPGDLVILHAGDRVPADLRLIEAVNLQIDEAVLTGESVPVEKHTAAIPDPDLPLGDRRNMAYAGTVVTYGRGRGLVVATGMRTEFGAIARMLQTIEEERTPLQENLDRLGKALARAALGVVALIVALGLLRGRPWLEMLIFGLALAVAVVPEALPAVVTISLALGVQRMVRRNALIRRLPAVETLGSTDIICTDKTGTLTRNEMTVRRLFVCGQFWEVTGSGYEPSGEFQRNGQPAEPSEAVRRLLRAAALASDARLHREPDGRWRGQGDPTELALLMAALKAGLQPEALNGRYPRVHEIPFTSERKRMTTLHQGPEGLFAASKGAPEVILESCRFLLTDEGERPLTPAERERILEAARTMAGEALRVLAVADKASARLEDAEEGMTFLGLVGMIDPPRPEAKAAIQVCREAGIRVVMITGDHPLTARAIARELGLLRNGRVITGAELDAMSDEEFEQQVEEIDVYARVSPAHKFRVVTALQKKGHIVAMTGDGVNDAPALKKADIGIAMGITGTDVSKEAAAMVLLDDNFASIVAAVEEGRAIFSNIKKYLMYLLSSNVGEILLMAMASLAGLPPPLSAAQILYVNLATDGLPALALSVDPPEPDLMRRPPRNPRAGLFTRPVILLMLAGGLWSALVNLSLFAWALSSGRSLAEAMTMAFVSLVLIQFFKAYNFRSDRHSVLRQPFANRWLNRAILWEAAMLLLLLYVPFLRDLFGIYSLPWIDWAIVLAAAATVVPVLELVKWIERRGLLGAIDG, encoded by the coding sequence ATGGACGAGCCCTCCGATTCCCGAACGCTATGGCACACGCTTCCAGTGGAGGAATGCTTCCGCCAGCTAAGCGCGGAGCCGGCGGGCCTGAGCCGTGCCGAGGCGGCCCGCCGGCTCCAGGAGTGGGGTCCCAATGAGCTGGAGCCGCCCCGGCGGATCTCGCCCCTGACCATCCTCCTCGCCCAGTTCCGGAACGTCCTGGTGCTGATCCTCCTGGCCGCTACCGCCCTCTCGATCCTCCTGGGCCACGGGACGGAAGCGGTGGTCATTATGATCATCGTGCTCTTCTCCGTCCTGCTGGGTTTCCTCCAGGAATACCGGGCGGAGCGAGCCCTGGAGGCGCTTCGACGAATGGCCGCCCCGATGGCCACGGTGCTCCGGGAAGGGACTGAGGAACGGATCCCCGCCCGGGAGCTGGTGCCCGGGGACCTGGTCATCCTCCACGCGGGAGATCGCGTGCCGGCGGACCTGCGGTTGATCGAGGCCGTCAACCTCCAGATCGACGAAGCCGTCCTGACCGGCGAGTCGGTCCCGGTGGAGAAGCACACAGCGGCGATCCCGGACCCCGACCTCCCGTTGGGGGACCGAAGGAACATGGCCTACGCCGGGACGGTGGTGACGTATGGGCGGGGTCGGGGCCTCGTGGTCGCCACCGGGATGCGCACGGAGTTCGGGGCCATCGCCCGCATGCTTCAAACCATCGAGGAGGAACGGACGCCGCTTCAGGAGAACCTGGATCGGTTGGGGAAGGCCCTGGCCCGGGCGGCCCTGGGGGTGGTCGCCCTGATCGTGGCCCTCGGCTTGCTGCGCGGCCGGCCCTGGCTCGAGATGCTGATCTTCGGCCTGGCCCTGGCCGTAGCCGTGGTCCCCGAAGCCCTGCCGGCGGTGGTCACCATCTCCCTGGCCCTGGGGGTGCAGCGGATGGTCCGGCGCAACGCCCTGATCCGCCGGCTGCCGGCGGTGGAGACCCTGGGGAGCACGGATATCATCTGCACGGATAAGACCGGGACCCTCACCCGGAACGAGATGACGGTGCGCCGCCTCTTCGTCTGCGGGCAGTTCTGGGAGGTCACCGGGAGCGGGTATGAGCCCTCCGGGGAGTTCCAGCGAAATGGACAGCCGGCGGAGCCGTCGGAGGCCGTGCGCCGGTTGCTCCGGGCGGCCGCGCTGGCCTCGGACGCTCGACTTCATCGGGAACCCGATGGCCGCTGGCGAGGGCAGGGAGATCCCACGGAGCTGGCCCTCCTGATGGCGGCGCTGAAGGCCGGGCTGCAGCCGGAGGCGCTGAACGGCCGCTACCCGCGCGTGCACGAGATCCCGTTCACCTCGGAGCGCAAGCGGATGACCACCCTGCATCAGGGCCCGGAGGGCCTGTTCGCCGCCTCCAAGGGGGCCCCTGAGGTGATCCTGGAAAGCTGTCGCTTTCTCCTGACCGACGAGGGCGAGCGTCCCCTCACCCCGGCGGAGCGGGAGCGGATCCTGGAGGCGGCCCGGACGATGGCCGGGGAGGCGCTGCGGGTGCTGGCCGTGGCGGACAAGGCGTCCGCCCGCCTCGAGGACGCGGAGGAAGGGATGACCTTCCTGGGCCTGGTGGGGATGATCGACCCGCCGCGTCCGGAGGCGAAAGCGGCCATCCAGGTCTGCCGGGAGGCCGGCATCCGGGTGGTGATGATCACCGGGGATCACCCGCTGACCGCCCGGGCCATCGCCCGGGAGCTGGGCCTGCTGCGGAACGGCCGGGTGATCACCGGGGCGGAGCTGGACGCCATGAGCGATGAGGAATTCGAACAGCAGGTGGAGGAGATCGATGTCTACGCCCGGGTGTCGCCGGCCCACAAGTTCCGGGTGGTCACCGCCCTCCAGAAGAAAGGCCACATCGTGGCCATGACCGGGGATGGGGTGAACGATGCCCCGGCTTTGAAGAAGGCGGATATCGGCATCGCGATGGGGATCACCGGCACGGACGTCTCCAAAGAGGCCGCGGCGATGGTGCTGCTGGACGACAACTTCGCTTCCATCGTGGCGGCGGTGGAAGAAGGCCGGGCGATCTTCTCCAACATCAAGAAATACCTGATGTATCTGCTCTCCTCCAATGTGGGGGAGATCCTCCTGATGGCCATGGCCTCCCTGGCCGGGCTCCCCCCGCCCCTCAGCGCGGCCCAGATCCTGTATGTGAACCTGGCCACCGACGGCCTGCCCGCGCTGGCCCTCTCGGTGGATCCGCCGGAGCCGGACCTGATGCGCCGGCCGCCCCGCAACCCCCGGGCCGGCCTCTTCACCCGGCCGGTGATCCTGCTGATGCTGGCCGGAGGCCTGTGGTCCGCCCTGGTCAACCTCTCCCTGTTCGCCTGGGCCCTCTCCTCCGGTCGGAGCCTGGCGGAGGCCATGACCATGGCTTTCGTGTCCCTGGTGCTGATCCAGTTTTTCAAGGCGTATAACTTCCGGTCGGACCGCCACTCGGTCCTGCGGCAGCCCTTCGCCAACCGCTGGCTGAACCGGGCGATCCTGTGGGAAGCCGCGATGTTGCTGTTGCTCCTCTACGTGCCTTTCCTGCGGGATCTGTTCGGGATCTACAGCCTGCCGTGGATCGACTGGGCGATCGTCCTCGCGGCGGCCGCCACGGTGGTGCCGGTGCTGGAGCTGGTGAAATGGATCGAGCGCCGCGGGCTGCTGGGGGCGATCGATGGCTGA
- a CDS encoding DedA family protein, whose translation MEGIRTFIESVMAELGYGGIFLAAVVEVVFPPLPSDLLIPAAGVATAGGILRPEGVVLAATGGTVAGALILYALGRGAGEPVARRWIRRYGRWIGIREAEMDRSLRLFRRYGAPLLLFAHLIPGLRSGIAIPAGMSGMPLLPFSGWTALGAAMRATLQTAAGMLLVLHPLLLLSILFLIGAIIPMGLAIRALARRRPGDRPPGL comes from the coding sequence ATGGAAGGGATCCGAACGTTCATCGAGTCGGTGATGGCCGAGCTGGGGTATGGCGGGATCTTCCTGGCCGCCGTGGTCGAGGTGGTTTTCCCGCCCCTGCCCTCGGATCTCCTCATCCCGGCAGCGGGCGTGGCCACCGCCGGGGGCATCCTGAGACCGGAGGGCGTGGTCCTGGCCGCCACAGGGGGAACGGTGGCGGGCGCCCTGATCCTTTACGCCCTGGGACGGGGGGCGGGCGAGCCCGTCGCTCGCCGATGGATCCGCCGATATGGGCGCTGGATTGGGATCCGGGAGGCCGAGATGGATCGTTCCCTCCGGCTGTTCCGGCGCTACGGGGCGCCCCTCCTCCTTTTTGCCCATCTGATCCCCGGGCTCCGCAGCGGGATCGCTATCCCGGCCGGAATGAGCGGGATGCCCCTCCTCCCCTTCAGCGGGTGGACCGCGCTGGGCGCGGCCATGCGGGCCACGTTGCAGACCGCAGCGGGCATGCTCCTCGTTTTGCACCCGCTCCTTCTCCTTTCGATCCTTTTCCTCATTGGGGCGATAATCCCCATGGGGCTGGCCATAAGGGCACTGGCCCGCCGGAGGCCAGGCGATCGCCCACCCGGTTTATGA
- a CDS encoding DUF2283 domain-containing protein, which produces MEYDPARDLLYSWFGAPGEKAARTEIVVPGVYADFSRDGKSIEIEVLDASEMLGDQVQFEVVLATPSVEATTEPS; this is translated from the coding sequence ATGGAATACGATCCGGCTCGAGATTTGCTTTACAGCTGGTTTGGCGCTCCCGGGGAGAAGGCAGCCCGGACGGAGATCGTGGTTCCGGGTGTGTATGCTGATTTCAGCCGCGATGGAAAATCGATAGAGATCGAGGTATTGGATGCTTCAGAGATGTTGGGAGATCAGGTCCAATTTGAGGTGGTCCTGGCAACACCATCTGTTGAAGCAACCACCGAACCCTCTTGA
- a CDS encoding TerC family protein, which yields MEFPLWAWILFHLIVAIMLALDLGVFHRNAHEVKLKEAMIWSVVWIAVALAFNAVILLAWGHEPALHFLTAYLVEKSLSADNLFVFAVIFAYFGIPSVYQHRVLFWGILGAVLMRAAFIFAGVQLLKAFHPAIYLFGAFLVYTGIRLALRSEEEEVRPERNPVLRLARRFLPITPALHGQRFLIRQGRRWMATPLLLTLLVVESTDLMFALDSVPAVLAITPELFIAYTSNIFAILGLRALYFVLASLIQRLRYLHYGLSVILSYIGAKMLLSDFLHIPPALSLAIVLTTLLISGLASWIAERREKTHPLIHR from the coding sequence ATGGAGTTCCCGCTCTGGGCCTGGATCCTCTTCCACCTGATCGTTGCCATCATGCTGGCCCTGGACCTCGGGGTGTTCCACCGGAACGCCCATGAGGTGAAGCTCAAAGAGGCGATGATCTGGAGCGTGGTCTGGATCGCCGTGGCCCTGGCCTTCAACGCCGTGATCCTGCTGGCCTGGGGCCATGAGCCCGCGCTTCACTTTCTCACCGCCTACTTGGTGGAGAAATCCCTCAGCGCTGATAACCTCTTCGTCTTCGCGGTGATCTTCGCCTACTTCGGCATCCCCTCGGTGTATCAGCACCGGGTGCTCTTCTGGGGGATCCTGGGGGCAGTTCTGATGCGGGCCGCCTTCATCTTCGCCGGCGTCCAGCTGCTGAAGGCCTTCCACCCGGCCATCTATCTCTTCGGCGCCTTCCTGGTCTACACGGGGATCCGGCTGGCCCTGCGCAGCGAAGAGGAGGAAGTGCGCCCGGAGCGCAACCCCGTCCTCCGCCTGGCCCGCCGTTTCCTGCCCATCACCCCCGCTCTCCACGGCCAGCGCTTCCTGATCCGGCAGGGACGCCGGTGGATGGCCACGCCGCTGCTGTTGACCCTGCTGGTGGTGGAGAGCACCGATCTCATGTTCGCCCTGGATTCCGTGCCGGCCGTGCTGGCCATCACCCCCGAGCTGTTCATCGCTTACACCTCGAACATCTTCGCCATCCTGGGGCTGCGGGCCCTTTACTTCGTCCTGGCCAGCCTGATTCAGCGCTTGCGCTACCTCCATTACGGGCTCTCGGTGATCCTCAGCTACATCGGCGCCAAGATGCTGCTCTCGGATTTCCTCCACATCCCGCCGGCCCTCTCGCTGGCCATCGTCCTGACGACCCTCCTGATCAGCGGGCTGGCTTCGTGGATCGCGGAACGACGGGAGAAAACCCATCCGCTCATCCATCGGTGA
- a CDS encoding tyrosine-type recombinase/integrase — MAHQLSLFDFRPRSELTPETPLAQAREAFAEHLKAGDYSRHTVYFFTHDLRLLGQCLGEERPIGAIGLRDLQDFVDWLRHRRGVPCTPKSLRRRITAVKAFFRWLHEDLGVLPMNPAERLVYPEAVEPLPEVLTPEQIRAAREAAEGFRQEGDARPLTLLTLMLHTGLKKSEVAALRRDHFDLQEPAVWIRYAQPRYRHKERKLPLPPEWPELFREYLGQYGIEDRVFPWTPRNLEYVLEDVARRAGLAHLSFETLRWTCAMQDFLQGMDPETLRRKLGLSEIQWRDVFRRLQALAGRSGTR; from the coding sequence ATGGCGCATCAGCTCAGCCTGTTCGACTTCCGACCCCGATCGGAGCTCACCCCAGAGACCCCCCTCGCCCAGGCCCGGGAGGCCTTCGCCGAGCACCTGAAGGCCGGGGATTACTCCCGGCACACCGTGTATTTCTTCACCCACGACCTCCGCCTGCTGGGACAGTGCCTGGGGGAAGAGCGTCCGATAGGGGCGATCGGGCTGCGGGATCTCCAGGATTTCGTGGACTGGCTTCGCCACCGGCGCGGGGTTCCGTGCACGCCCAAATCCCTGCGGCGGCGCATCACCGCCGTGAAGGCGTTCTTCCGATGGCTGCATGAGGACCTCGGCGTCCTGCCGATGAATCCCGCGGAGCGCCTGGTCTATCCGGAGGCCGTCGAGCCTCTCCCCGAGGTGCTGACCCCGGAGCAGATCCGGGCCGCTCGCGAAGCCGCCGAGGGATTTCGTCAGGAAGGGGATGCCCGTCCCCTCACATTGCTCACCCTCATGCTCCACACCGGCTTGAAGAAAAGCGAGGTGGCCGCCCTGCGCCGGGATCACTTCGATCTGCAGGAGCCGGCTGTGTGGATCCGCTACGCCCAACCCCGCTATCGCCACAAAGAGCGCAAGCTGCCGCTCCCGCCGGAGTGGCCCGAGCTGTTCCGGGAATATCTGGGCCAGTATGGCATCGAGGACCGCGTTTTCCCCTGGACGCCCCGGAATTTAGAATATGTGCTGGAAGACGTGGCCCGACGGGCCGGCCTCGCTCATCTCTCTTTTGAGACCCTTCGATGGACGTGCGCGATGCAGGATTTCCTCCAGGGGATGGATCCGGAAACCCTGCGCCGGAAGCTGGGCCTCTCCGAGATCCAGTGGCGAGATGTCTTCCGACGCCTGCAGGCCCTGGCCGGGCGCTCCGGAACGCGCTAA
- a CDS encoding S8 family serine peptidase translates to MEKDRRPLPERRARLVARLRARAEAAQALLLQRLQEAARRSEVEAIRPLWLSNQIAVRAAPREILALSQAPGIRRIREDRLRRWIESPPAAEPEDPLSTPWNLTMIHALEAWAAFGITGTGVVVANIDTGVDWQHPALQRAYRGYDPRGFHRHAGNWFDATGMGAVYPVDGNGHGTHTMGLMVGEGVGVAPGSRWIAARAFDAQGYALDSWIHAAFEWILAPEGNPALAPDILNNSWGNPNGWDTTFSEDLTALQAAGIFAVFSAGNSGPGPGSVASPASLPGAFAVGAVDAEAQVAWFSSRGPSPWGEIRPHGVAPGVHVRSTLPGGAYGALSGTSMAAPHVAGIAALLKSARPELSPMQIAEILTRTATPLTITIPNNDSGWGLANAMEALSAAVESGVLEGTVQDRSGAPIAGAALTAVSRDGTLRVSRESDAQGRYRFFLRANTYDLTVAAFGYTTRQAFGILITTGTTRTLDFRLDPLPRGSLIVQATDEQGGPVLSPTLTLIGTPVSLTQPGFPFTLSVPAGSYTLRLRALGHRVVSATVEVQAGVTASLTLTMPRMPRVLLVDSGAWYNESAITFYRQALDAAAWSYDEYRVVDPPAPPPTSTLLAYDAVVWSSPLDSPGYIGADRALALFLRRGGRLMVSGQDVAFWDDGGNGFFYAPYLRELLGTRYVRDSTGIFTVTGALDGPFAGIQAAIRGEGGAGNQIAPDEIAPADPQVDQPLDYLSDGGAATAVGLCRPYRGMVFAFGLEGIPDRWIRGELLERALQALQAPPRPWGLRWDPSLTERVVPTATQAIFTTTLQNLSEVATDTIPLQLEGGSWPVAVTPTTIALGPCARETITLTVTVPEGLPRDAGSVITLTARSTLSSSLAVPAIWRLKTPAHLLLVEDDRWFDVSEPYRRALSASGPSFDRWRVTGLHGMGSPSEADLARYEGVIWFTGYDWFDPLSEEEETRLLRFLQRGGRLALFSQDYLYTLLTYERPWTFAHALGVRAHEEGLTATLGLPSPLSPIGRGFPRWTIQLPYTNWTDALEPTADATPVWRGEHGRPIAVIRSEGLGRVFFSTLGLEGLPEPLQAEAMRRILSDLGPLGRTAMQVESREGRWAITVSVDVRSPGESTPVTVSLQLTVPTTWTIRAPESSPEWAFDPTLPGWRGIIPAPRILTAAMALEGPPGWVPLILDGTDGAWPLRWVEPVNLGVPVPSLFPGIWSPNAPSGVPLMAPWEVRNPGALSLPLALTATFPLSWRDTAFTATLGIARQPFPGVGTWAGVLPAGETLHWIGTGSPRTLRDERDRLTLRAEDAFGGVYEVEGWVWTRPWRVYLPLTARAPPGP, encoded by the coding sequence ATGGAGAAGGATCGCCGGCCGCTCCCCGAGCGGCGGGCCCGCCTGGTCGCTCGCCTGCGCGCCCGCGCGGAAGCCGCCCAGGCCCTCCTCCTGCAGCGCCTTCAAGAAGCCGCGCGGCGCAGCGAGGTCGAGGCCATCCGCCCCCTCTGGCTCTCCAACCAGATCGCCGTCCGGGCCGCTCCCCGGGAGATCCTCGCCCTGAGCCAGGCGCCCGGCATCCGCCGCATCCGGGAGGATCGCCTCCGGCGATGGATCGAGTCTCCGCCAGCGGCGGAGCCGGAAGATCCCCTCTCCACCCCGTGGAATCTCACGATGATCCATGCCCTCGAAGCCTGGGCCGCCTTCGGGATCACCGGGACCGGCGTGGTGGTGGCGAACATCGACACCGGGGTGGACTGGCAGCACCCGGCTCTGCAACGGGCGTATCGGGGTTACGATCCCCGGGGGTTTCACCGCCATGCCGGCAACTGGTTCGATGCCACCGGCATGGGCGCGGTCTACCCCGTGGATGGCAACGGCCATGGCACCCACACCATGGGCCTGATGGTCGGCGAGGGCGTCGGGGTGGCCCCCGGTTCCCGCTGGATCGCCGCCCGGGCCTTCGACGCCCAGGGCTATGCCCTGGACTCCTGGATCCACGCCGCCTTCGAGTGGATCCTGGCTCCGGAGGGGAACCCCGCCCTGGCCCCTGATATCCTCAACAACTCATGGGGGAATCCGAACGGCTGGGACACCACGTTCTCGGAGGATCTAACAGCCCTGCAGGCCGCCGGGATCTTCGCGGTGTTCAGCGCGGGGAACAGCGGGCCCGGCCCCGGCTCCGTCGCCTCCCCGGCCAGCCTCCCCGGAGCCTTCGCGGTCGGCGCCGTGGACGCGGAGGCACAGGTCGCGTGGTTCTCCAGCCGGGGTCCCTCCCCATGGGGGGAGATCCGTCCCCACGGGGTGGCCCCCGGCGTCCACGTGCGCTCCACGCTGCCCGGGGGAGCTTACGGCGCGCTCAGCGGCACCTCGATGGCCGCCCCTCACGTCGCGGGCATCGCGGCCCTGCTGAAATCCGCACGGCCGGAGCTTTCCCCCATGCAGATCGCCGAGATCCTGACGCGCACCGCCACACCCCTGACGATCACGATCCCCAACAACGACAGCGGGTGGGGCCTGGCGAACGCCATGGAAGCCCTCAGCGCGGCCGTGGAAAGCGGCGTCCTGGAGGGGACGGTGCAGGATAGGAGCGGCGCCCCCATCGCCGGAGCCGCCCTGACCGCGGTTTCCCGGGATGGAACGCTCCGGGTCTCCCGGGAGAGCGACGCCCAGGGCCGTTATCGCTTCTTCCTGCGGGCGAACACTTACGATCTCACCGTGGCCGCGTTCGGCTACACAACCCGACAGGCCTTCGGGATCCTCATCACGACGGGGACCACCCGGACGCTGGATTTCCGGCTGGATCCGCTGCCCCGGGGGTCTCTGATCGTGCAGGCGACCGATGAGCAGGGAGGGCCGGTCCTTTCCCCAACCCTGACCCTCATCGGGACGCCGGTTTCCCTCACCCAGCCGGGCTTCCCGTTCACCCTCTCCGTTCCGGCGGGCAGCTACACACTGCGCCTGCGGGCCCTGGGCCATCGCGTGGTGAGCGCCACCGTCGAGGTGCAGGCCGGCGTGACGGCTTCCCTGACGCTCACCATGCCCCGTATGCCCCGGGTCCTGCTGGTCGATTCGGGGGCCTGGTATAACGAATCCGCCATCACCTTCTACCGTCAGGCCCTGGATGCGGCCGCCTGGTCTTACGATGAATACCGGGTGGTTGATCCGCCGGCCCCGCCGCCCACTTCCACCCTGCTGGCTTACGATGCGGTGGTGTGGTCCTCACCCCTCGATTCACCGGGCTACATCGGGGCGGACCGAGCGCTGGCCCTCTTCCTGCGGCGGGGCGGGCGCCTGATGGTGAGCGGCCAGGATGTCGCCTTCTGGGACGATGGAGGGAACGGGTTTTTCTATGCGCCGTATCTGCGAGAGCTCCTGGGGACCCGGTATGTCCGGGATTCCACCGGGATCTTCACGGTCACCGGGGCGCTGGACGGACCCTTTGCCGGAATCCAGGCCGCGATCCGCGGGGAGGGAGGCGCCGGGAATCAGATCGCCCCCGACGAGATCGCTCCCGCCGATCCCCAGGTGGACCAACCCCTGGATTACCTGAGCGATGGAGGAGCGGCGACGGCGGTGGGGCTCTGCCGGCCCTATCGCGGGATGGTCTTCGCCTTCGGGCTCGAAGGGATCCCGGATCGCTGGATCCGCGGGGAGCTCCTGGAGCGGGCCCTCCAGGCCCTCCAGGCGCCTCCGCGGCCCTGGGGCCTGCGGTGGGATCCTTCCCTCACGGAGCGGGTGGTTCCGACCGCCACCCAGGCGATCTTCACTACCACCCTTCAGAACCTGAGCGAGGTCGCCACCGATACGATCCCGCTTCAGCTCGAAGGGGGCAGCTGGCCGGTGGCCGTCACACCGACCACGATCGCCCTGGGACCATGCGCCCGGGAGACGATCACGCTGACGGTGACGGTTCCCGAGGGGCTGCCCCGGGATGCCGGGTCGGTCATCACCCTCACGGCCCGCTCGACCCTCTCCTCTTCCCTGGCCGTTCCGGCGATCTGGCGTTTGAAGACCCCGGCTCATCTTCTGCTGGTCGAGGACGATCGATGGTTCGATGTCAGCGAACCCTATCGTCGAGCGCTGTCGGCTTCCGGGCCTTCCTTCGATCGCTGGCGGGTCACCGGGCTTCACGGGATGGGCTCCCCATCAGAAGCCGACCTTGCCCGCTATGAGGGGGTGATCTGGTTCACCGGCTATGACTGGTTCGATCCGCTGTCCGAAGAAGAGGAAACGCGGCTGCTTCGCTTCCTGCAGCGCGGAGGGCGCCTGGCGCTCTTCTCCCAGGACTATCTGTATACGCTGCTGACGTATGAGCGACCCTGGACGTTCGCCCATGCGCTGGGGGTGCGCGCCCACGAGGAGGGGCTCACCGCCACCCTCGGGCTCCCCAGTCCCCTCTCCCCCATCGGCCGGGGATTCCCCCGCTGGACCATCCAGCTGCCTTACACCAACTGGACCGACGCGCTGGAGCCGACCGCGGACGCGACGCCGGTCTGGCGCGGGGAGCATGGCCGGCCGATCGCGGTGATCCGTTCGGAAGGCCTCGGGCGGGTCTTTTTCTCCACCCTGGGCCTGGAAGGCCTGCCGGAGCCGTTGCAGGCGGAGGCCATGCGCCGCATCCTTTCGGATCTCGGCCCTTTGGGGCGAACCGCCATGCAGGTGGAATCCCGGGAAGGCCGGTGGGCCATCACCGTGTCCGTGGACGTCCGATCCCCTGGAGAATCCACCCCCGTCACCGTCTCCCTTCAATTGACGGTCCCGACCACCTGGACGATCCGGGCGCCGGAGAGCTCGCCAGAGTGGGCCTTCGATCCGACGCTGCCGGGCTGGCGGGGGATCATCCCCGCGCCCCGGATCCTGACCGCCGCGATGGCCCTGGAGGGGCCTCCGGGCTGGGTCCCCCTGATCCTGGACGGGACGGATGGGGCCTGGCCGTTGCGATGGGTCGAGCCGGTGAATCTGGGGGTTCCGGTCCCCTCCCTCTTCCCGGGGATCTGGAGCCCGAATGCGCCCTCGGGAGTTCCCCTCATGGCCCCCTGGGAGGTGCGCAACCCGGGTGCGCTTTCCCTCCCGCTGGCGCTCACGGCCACGTTCCCGCTGTCATGGCGGGATACGGCTTTCACCGCAACCCTGGGGATCGCTCGACAGCCTTTCCCGGGGGTGGGAACATGGGCCGGGGTTCTGCCGGCGGGGGAAACCCTGCACTGGATCGGCACAGGGAGCCCGCGAACCCTGAGGGATGAGCGGGATCGCCTGACCCTGCGGGCGGAGGATGCATTCGGGGGAGTTTATGAAGTGGAAGGATGGGTCTGGACGCGGCCATGGCGGGTGTATCTGCCCCTCACCGCGCGGGCGCCGCCCGGACCATAA
- the tdh gene encoding L-threonine 3-dehydrogenase: MSETMRAVIKAAPEPGLTLARCPIPAPGPGEILVKVKAASICGTDLHIYRWDPWAQGRIRPPLIIGHEFCGEVVERGPEVDGIRVGDFISAESHVICGRCDMCRTGKGHLCRNTRILGVDRDGAFADFIVIPAENAWVNPPDLPLEVAVLLENFGNAVHTAFAVDLRARKVLVTGCGPVGLMTIAVARAIGARMVIATDISPYRLELARRMGADHVLNPREVNVVEAIRDLAGGEVDVLLEMSGAPSAIREGFAVLKPGGQAALLGLPPGPIEFDLSNLVIFKGATVHGIVGRRLWETWYEIRGLLNSGAVDLRPVVTHRFRLEEFDQAFATMASGQSGKVMLIP; this comes from the coding sequence ATGAGCGAGACCATGCGGGCCGTGATCAAAGCGGCGCCGGAGCCGGGCCTGACCCTGGCCCGCTGCCCGATCCCCGCCCCCGGCCCCGGGGAGATCCTGGTGAAGGTGAAGGCCGCCTCCATCTGCGGGACCGATCTCCACATCTACCGCTGGGATCCATGGGCCCAGGGACGGATCCGCCCGCCCCTGATCATCGGCCACGAGTTCTGCGGGGAGGTGGTGGAGCGGGGGCCGGAGGTCGACGGGATCCGCGTCGGGGATTTCATCTCCGCCGAAAGCCACGTGATCTGCGGCCGCTGCGACATGTGTCGCACCGGAAAAGGGCATCTCTGCCGCAACACCCGCATCCTGGGGGTGGATCGTGACGGCGCCTTCGCGGACTTCATCGTCATCCCCGCGGAGAACGCCTGGGTCAATCCCCCGGATCTCCCCCTCGAAGTGGCCGTCCTCTTGGAGAACTTCGGCAACGCTGTGCACACCGCCTTCGCCGTGGATCTGCGGGCGCGCAAGGTGCTGGTGACCGGCTGCGGGCCGGTGGGCCTGATGACCATCGCGGTGGCCCGCGCGATCGGCGCCCGGATGGTCATCGCCACCGATATCAGCCCCTATCGCCTGGAGCTGGCCCGGCGGATGGGGGCCGACCACGTCCTCAACCCGCGGGAGGTTAACGTCGTGGAGGCGATCCGGGATCTGGCCGGCGGGGAGGTGGACGTGCTGCTGGAGATGTCCGGCGCCCCCTCCGCCATTCGGGAGGGCTTCGCGGTGCTCAAGCCAGGAGGCCAGGCTGCCCTGCTGGGCCTCCCGCCGGGCCCCATCGAATTCGACCTCTCGAACCTGGTGATCTTCAAAGGCGCGACCGTCCACGGCATCGTCGGGCGACGCCTGTGGGAGACCTGGTATGAGATCCGGGGGCTGCTCAACTCCGGCGCCGTCGATCTGCGCCCCGTGGTCACCCATCGCTTCCGCCTGGAGGAGTTCGATCAGGCCTTCGCGACCATGGCCAGCGGCCAGAGCGGGAAGGTGATGCTGATCCCATAA